In the Ruminococcus sp. OA3 genome, one interval contains:
- a CDS encoding DUF4393 domain-containing protein — FCVSEKELRELFVNLISSSMDSAYNPSVHPCFAEIIKQMSPLDAKILKEFPLKDVVAIVDYIKEDTRSRSFSVALENVFISSFKDYDIFQTSASISSLIRLGIIDATKTDKIPDKDFYDPFTQTDFFKEFSQETKRHSPFEIAKTRNYCAKLTPLGQNFFRACVAPKY; from the coding sequence ATTTTTGCGTATCCGAAAAAGAGCTTCGTGAACTTTTCGTGAACCTTATTTCAAGTTCGATGGATTCTGCCTATAATCCATCTGTACACCCATGTTTCGCGGAAATTATTAAGCAAATGAGTCCTCTCGATGCCAAAATACTTAAAGAATTTCCTTTAAAAGACGTTGTTGCCATCGTAGATTACATTAAAGAAGACACTAGGAGCCGCTCATTTTCCGTAGCCTTGGAAAACGTTTTTATTTCTTCATTTAAAGATTATGATATATTTCAAACTAGTGCATCAATATCATCATTAATCAGGTTGGGTATAATTGATGCTACTAAAACCGATAAAATACCTGACAAAGATTTTTATGATCCATTTACACAAACAGATTTCTTTAAAGAGTTTTCACAGGAAACAAAACGTCATTCCCCGTTTGAAATAGCAAAAACCAGAAATTATTGTGCTAAGCTTACCCCTCTCGGTCAAAATTTTTTTCGTGCATGCGTTGCTCCAAAATATTAG
- a CDS encoding DNA-binding protein: MYKNLIQIMKAEKITFTQIGELLGCRYQTVSDIANGNTQKGFYYEDACKIQKVFFPKYDMSYLFERS, from the coding sequence TTGTATAAGAACTTAATCCAAATTATGAAAGCTGAAAAAATAACTTTCACTCAGATTGGAGAACTTCTCGGATGTAGATATCAAACAGTTAGTGACATCGCTAATGGTAATACACAAAAGGGATTCTACTACGAGGATGCCTGCAAAATACAAAAAGTATTTTTCCCAAAATATGATATGAGCTATCTGTTTGAACGCTCATAA
- a CDS encoding helix-turn-helix transcriptional regulator, which yields MERAKILEELIKEHGYSLRSFAEKCGLPYTSLYTMLKRTGVNKSSVEAVIKICKELGITVEELEDMVNGNKKKQYEPTYEDIQSMVARNGKKLTLEQKQELIRTLLSEDD from the coding sequence ATGGAAAGAGCTAAAATATTAGAAGAACTTATTAAAGAACATGGTTACAGTTTACGTTCCTTTGCTGAAAAGTGCGGTCTTCCCTATACCAGCCTATACACAATGCTAAAAAGAACTGGCGTTAATAAATCAAGCGTAGAAGCTGTGATTAAAATTTGCAAAGAACTGGGAATCACGGTTGAAGAGTTGGAAGATATGGTAAACGGTAATAAGAAAAAACAATACGAACCAACCTACGAGGATATTCAATCCATGGTTGCACGCAACGGAAAAAAACTCACGCTCGAACAAAAACAGGAGCTGATCAGGACACTTTTGTCAGAAGATGATTAA
- a CDS encoding ImmA/IrrE family metallo-endopeptidase — protein sequence MTHEEIEWKILEVFQKCNVKSFPINLFDMIEQYGYECIEYTEQSKVKQEACQQISDDAFRLNNKVYYNDQAMFCRRRFSLAHELGHIVLGHQPPYTNVKEREANYFASRLLAPRIAIYYAECKNANDVSKIFQITYEASTYAFDDYRRWRRYAIYHKKNLLDKLMYEHFYNDDLKCFVWNIRKCLNCKKELFNQLEDKCDYCKMYIHRPDYLYEENKLLVAKARQRIRHPIEYIPGFYAAESLRERNETYY from the coding sequence TTGACGCATGAGGAAATTGAATGGAAAATCTTAGAGGTTTTTCAGAAATGTAACGTAAAATCGTTTCCGATCAATCTGTTCGATATGATTGAGCAATATGGATATGAGTGTATCGAATATACAGAACAGTCCAAAGTGAAACAGGAGGCATGCCAACAGATCAGTGATGATGCTTTCCGGCTAAACAACAAAGTCTATTATAATGACCAGGCTATGTTTTGCCGGCGGCGCTTCTCACTCGCTCACGAACTGGGACACATTGTACTGGGGCATCAACCGCCTTATACAAATGTAAAGGAACGGGAAGCCAATTACTTTGCCAGCCGGTTGCTTGCACCGCGCATAGCCATATACTATGCAGAATGCAAAAATGCAAACGACGTGTCCAAAATATTCCAAATAACTTATGAAGCATCCACTTATGCCTTTGATGATTACCGGCGTTGGCGGCGTTATGCTATTTACCATAAAAAGAATCTGCTTGACAAGCTGATGTACGAACATTTCTACAATGATGATTTGAAATGCTTTGTGTGGAATATCAGGAAGTGTCTGAACTGCAAAAAAGAGCTGTTTAATCAGCTGGAAGACAAATGTGATTACTGTAAAATGTATATACACAGACCGGATTATTTGTATGAAGAAAACAAGCTGTTAGTTGCAAAGGCTCGCCAACGGATTCGGCACCCTATCGAATACATACCGGGATTTTACGCCGCTGAGAGTTTGCGGGAAAGAAATGAAACTTATTATTAA
- a CDS encoding tetratricopeptide repeat protein, translating into MKKKIITVIFCSITCSLVLFMTACGENKSVEQTSFDKTNTANTQLIDKIPVPEIPSSIKIEFKTDITDNPSAEEQTKFDFAHDLWYKGDTEEALKEFEGFLETYSESDLADDAQYYIGVCFDNLEDYENSLESYSKVIINYPNSSSVASAYYSIAWVYGYALDDPEKAIPYYVACIDKASLSQIDTVNKAITNLEETTSIQFEYPNSYDAPTQLPNDLSGLQPNTNESVDKILEIARLNSKTALDYDLEIAYNYIKNNYPNYYTDNLKMELTMYYGTLLDCSFPETFDLSKLGFKALECVKYVYRGYDAIDSPDTQVHLQRLEKLILSSKGYF; encoded by the coding sequence ATGAAAAAGAAAATTATTACTGTAATTTTTTGTTCGATTACTTGTTCGCTTGTCTTATTTATGACTGCCTGCGGAGAAAACAAGTCCGTTGAACAAACATCATTTGATAAAACGAATACTGCAAACACACAATTAATTGATAAAATTCCCGTTCCTGAAATACCAAGTAGTATAAAGATAGAGTTCAAAACTGATATTACAGATAACCCATCAGCAGAAGAACAAACAAAATTCGATTTTGCTCATGATCTTTGGTATAAAGGTGATACAGAAGAAGCTTTAAAAGAATTTGAGGGATTTTTGGAAACATATTCAGAAAGTGATTTAGCAGATGATGCCCAGTATTACATTGGAGTATGCTTCGATAATTTAGAAGATTATGAAAATTCACTTGAGTCATACTCTAAAGTTATTATAAATTATCCCAACAGTTCATCTGTAGCTTCGGCGTATTATAGTATTGCGTGGGTGTATGGATACGCGCTCGATGATCCAGAAAAAGCAATACCTTACTATGTTGCTTGCATAGATAAAGCAAGCTTAAGTCAAATTGATACAGTGAATAAAGCAATTACAAACTTAGAAGAAACTACAAGTATACAATTTGAATACCCCAACTCGTATGACGCACCAACGCAATTACCAAATGATCTTTCGGGATTACAGCCCAATACGAATGAATCTGTTGATAAAATATTGGAAATTGCTCGTTTAAATTCAAAAACTGCATTAGATTATGATTTGGAAATAGCCTACAATTACATAAAAAATAATTATCCAAATTACTACACTGATAATTTAAAGATGGAGCTAACAATGTACTATGGTACTTTACTTGACTGTTCATTTCCTGAAACATTTGATCTTTCAAAACTAGGTTTCAAAGCCTTGGAATGTGTTAAATATGTGTACCGTGGATATGATGCAATAGACTCACCCGACACTCAGGTTCATTTGCAAAGATTAGAAAAATTAATACTTTCTAGTAAAGGATATTTTTGA
- a CDS encoding zinc ribbon domain-containing protein, producing MAMINCPECGNEVSSLATTCPKCGHPMKLKTSENSNIKSNYTSNQPEKKKKKKGSCIGGLIVIIAIVAVIAAIGGGGDKEETKKTSSTNTAAKATEESQKEAQPQEEIMEIDPDTLLTDYEANEVRGDELYDEKMMRISGTVGSIGKDIMEDVYITFATAEEYSITSVQCYFSDDEQIKKVMELAEGDIVTIVGRCDGKFGNVLIRDCTFE from the coding sequence ATGGCAATGATTAATTGTCCAGAATGTGGAAACGAGGTAAGTAGTCTTGCGACAACATGTCCTAAGTGTGGACATCCGATGAAACTCAAAACATCAGAAAATAGTAACATTAAGAGCAATTATACCTCAAACCAGCCAGAGAAAAAGAAAAAAAAGAAAGGTAGTTGTATTGGTGGGCTTATTGTAATTATAGCAATAGTTGCAGTTATAGCAGCCATTGGGGGCGGTGGCGACAAAGAAGAAACAAAAAAAACATCTTCTACAAACACTGCTGCGAAAGCTACAGAAGAGTCACAAAAAGAAGCTCAGCCACAAGAAGAAATAATGGAAATCGACCCAGACACTTTACTGACAGATTATGAAGCAAATGAAGTTCGCGGCGATGAGTTATACGACGAAAAGATGATGCGCATCTCTGGCACAGTGGGAAGTATCGGAAAAGATATTATGGAGGATGTGTACATAACTTTTGCCACTGCAGAGGAATATTCAATTACTTCTGTACAGTGTTATTTTAGTGACGATGAGCAAATCAAAAAAGTCATGGAACTTGCGGAAGGTGATATAGTAACCATTGTCGGAAGATGTGATGGAAAATTTGGAAATGTACTTATAAGAGACTGTACATTTGAATAA
- a CDS encoding site-specific integrase — translation MPTARKLPSGSWRCQVFSHYETVTLEDGSTKKKRIYKSFTSDDPSKEGKKLAELAATQYAADRKKASSYCSLTFREALTEYINQRTSVLSPSTVREYKRTLNSSVPGLMDIKICDITQEDIQEAINIEARTHKPKTVRNTHGIISAVLRTYRPDFALNTALPKKIRPELYIPSDSEIRVLLDQVKGTEMELPILLAAFGPMRRGEICALHSRNIHSNIVHVCENMVLSSDHKWIIRQPKTYAGDRYIEFPDFVAEKWKDKEGRIVNLNPCMVTDRFRHILEKSNLPHFRFHDLRHYSASIQHALGIPDVYIMQRGGWGNDGVLKAVYRHALEEKEKEMNNLANSHFMNIMQHEMQHGKK, via the coding sequence ATGCCAACAGCTCGTAAATTACCATCCGGGTCATGGCGGTGTCAGGTGTTCAGCCACTACGAGACCGTGACACTTGAAGACGGATCTACAAAAAAGAAGAGGATATATAAATCGTTCACCAGTGACGATCCCAGCAAAGAAGGAAAGAAGCTGGCAGAGCTGGCTGCCACTCAATACGCAGCCGACAGAAAGAAAGCAAGTTCATACTGTTCACTTACTTTCAGAGAGGCCCTAACAGAATATATCAATCAGCGCACATCTGTATTGTCCCCGTCTACTGTACGAGAATACAAGCGTACCCTAAATAGTTCTGTGCCAGGCCTGATGGATATTAAAATATGTGATATTACACAGGAAGATATACAGGAAGCAATTAACATCGAAGCTCGTACACATAAACCAAAGACAGTACGGAATACACACGGGATTATATCGGCGGTACTTCGCACGTATCGCCCTGATTTCGCGCTTAATACTGCGCTGCCTAAGAAGATACGTCCAGAGCTATATATTCCGTCAGACAGCGAAATACGAGTCCTGCTTGATCAGGTAAAAGGGACTGAGATGGAACTCCCTATCCTACTCGCGGCATTCGGTCCAATGAGGCGCGGCGAAATCTGTGCCCTTCACAGCAGAAACATTCACAGTAATATTGTCCATGTATGCGAAAACATGGTCCTGTCTTCTGATCATAAATGGATCATAAGACAGCCCAAAACATATGCAGGTGACAGATATATCGAATTCCCGGATTTCGTAGCTGAAAAGTGGAAGGATAAGGAAGGAAGAATTGTAAACTTAAATCCATGCATGGTCACAGACCGCTTCAGGCACATTTTGGAAAAGTCTAATCTCCCTCATTTTCGCTTTCACGATTTGCGTCATTATTCAGCAAGCATACAACACGCACTCGGGATTCCGGACGTATATATTATGCAGCGCGGAGGATGGGGCAATGATGGAGTCCTAAAAGCAGTATACAGACACGCCCTTGAAGAGAAAGAAAAAGAGATGAACAATCTTGCAAACTCACATTTCATGAACATTATGCAACACGAAATGCAACACGGAAAAAAATAG
- a CDS encoding TrpB-like pyridoxal phosphate-dependent enzyme, producing MSTEKKIPYKIYLEENEMPTQWYNVRADMKNKPAPLLNPGTLKPMTFEELQPVFCDELVRQELDNDTLYFDIPQEIQDFYKMYRPSPLVRAYFLEKALGTPAKIYYKFEGNNTSGSHKLNSAIAQAYYAKKQGLTGVTTETGAGQWGTALSMACSYFDLDCKVYMVKVSYEQKPFRREVMRTYGASVTPSPSETTEVGRRILAEHPGTSGSLGCAISEAVEAATSRSGYRYVLGSVLSQVLLHQSIIGLETKAALDKYDIKADIVIGCAGGGSNLGGLISPFVGEKIKGEADYRIIAVEPASCPSLTRGRYAYDFCDTGMICPLAKMYTLGSGFIPSANHAGGLRYHGMSSVVSQLYDDKLIEAVSVEQTEVFAAAEQFARVEGILPAPESSHAIRVAIDEALKCKETGEEKTIVFGLTGTGYFDMVAYGKYNDGEMTDYIPTDSDLEPGFAGLPKID from the coding sequence ATGAGCACAGAAAAGAAAATTCCGTACAAAATTTATCTGGAAGAAAATGAGATGCCGACGCAATGGTACAATGTCCGCGCAGACATGAAGAACAAACCAGCACCACTGTTAAACCCGGGGACCTTAAAGCCAATGACTTTCGAGGAACTGCAGCCGGTATTCTGCGATGAGCTGGTCCGCCAGGAACTGGACAACGATACCCTATACTTTGACATTCCGCAGGAAATTCAGGATTTTTATAAAATGTACCGGCCATCACCGCTGGTGCGCGCCTATTTTCTCGAAAAAGCATTGGGGACTCCGGCGAAAATCTATTACAAGTTCGAAGGCAACAACACTTCCGGAAGCCACAAGCTGAATTCGGCAATCGCTCAGGCATATTATGCCAAGAAACAGGGGCTGACCGGCGTCACAACAGAGACAGGTGCCGGACAGTGGGGAACAGCACTTTCCATGGCATGTTCTTACTTCGACCTTGACTGTAAAGTATATATGGTAAAGGTCTCCTACGAGCAGAAACCTTTCCGCCGCGAAGTCATGAGAACGTATGGTGCCTCCGTCACCCCGTCTCCGTCAGAGACCACCGAAGTAGGACGCAGAATCCTTGCGGAGCACCCTGGAACCTCAGGAAGCCTTGGCTGCGCAATATCAGAAGCCGTAGAGGCCGCAACGTCACGCAGCGGCTACCGTTATGTACTGGGCTCAGTGCTCAGCCAGGTACTGCTGCATCAGTCTATCATTGGCCTGGAAACCAAAGCCGCACTCGACAAATATGATATTAAAGCCGACATTGTAATCGGTTGCGCAGGCGGGGGCTCCAACTTAGGTGGTCTGATCTCTCCTTTCGTCGGGGAAAAAATCAAGGGCGAAGCAGATTACCGCATTATCGCTGTCGAGCCGGCATCCTGCCCGAGCCTGACACGCGGGCGTTACGCCTATGATTTCTGCGATACCGGCATGATCTGCCCGCTGGCGAAAATGTATACTCTGGGAAGCGGTTTTATTCCATCTGCAAATCACGCGGGCGGCCTCCGTTATCACGGTATGAGTTCTGTGGTTTCACAGCTTTATGACGATAAACTGATCGAAGCAGTTTCCGTTGAACAGACAGAAGTATTTGCCGCTGCAGAACAGTTTGCACGCGTCGAGGGAATCCTTCCGGCTCCGGAAAGCAGCCATGCGATCCGTGTAGCGATTGATGAGGCACTCAAGTGCAAAGAGACCGGCGAAGAAAAAACCATCGTCTTCGGCCTGACAGGCACCGGATATTTCGATATGGTGGCATATGGAAAATACAACGACGGCGAAATGACAGATTACATCCCAACAGACTCTGACCTGGAGCCTGGATTCGCAGGACTTCCGAAAATCGACTGA
- a CDS encoding metallophosphoesterase, with protein MRVLIISDTHGHAKNLIGVLERVCPIDALIHCGDVEGEEDYIAELAECPSYIVAGNNDYFSVLDREMEFELGGKQIFLTHGHYYGVSMGTEMIKEEGESRKADIVVFGHTHKPCCEMSENMAVLNPGSLAYPRQAGRRPSFMILELGEHGELDCSTRYLG; from the coding sequence ATGAGGGTGTTAATTATAAGCGATACACATGGACATGCAAAAAATCTGATAGGGGTGCTGGAGAGGGTCTGTCCGATCGATGCTCTGATTCACTGTGGTGATGTGGAGGGGGAAGAGGATTATATTGCGGAACTGGCAGAATGTCCTTCGTATATTGTGGCGGGAAACAACGACTATTTCAGCGTCCTGGATCGTGAAATGGAGTTTGAACTGGGTGGAAAGCAGATTTTTCTCACGCATGGGCATTATTACGGGGTATCGATGGGAACTGAAATGATCAAAGAAGAAGGGGAGAGCCGCAAAGCTGATATTGTAGTGTTTGGCCATACGCATAAACCGTGCTGTGAGATGTCGGAAAACATGGCAGTTTTGAATCCCGGCAGTCTGGCTTACCCGAGGCAGGCGGGAAGAAGGCCCAGTTTTATGATCCTGGAGCTGGGTGAGCATGGGGAACTTGACTGCTCTACGAGATACCTCGGATAG
- a CDS encoding XTP/dITP diphosphatase gives MKRIIFATGNAGKMKEIREILNDLDVEVVSMKEAGISADIEENGATFEENAVIKARAIMEITNEIVLADDSGLEIDYLNKEPGIYSARYMGEDTSYRIKNRNLIDRMEGVPDAKRTARFVCAIAAAFPGGDVVTTRGTIEGIIGYEERGENGFGYDPIFYVPEYGCSTAELPPEEKNTISHRGKALRKMKEELKSRKVG, from the coding sequence ATGAAAAGAATAATATTTGCTACAGGAAATGCCGGAAAAATGAAAGAGATCAGAGAGATTCTGAATGATTTAGACGTGGAAGTTGTTTCTATGAAAGAAGCCGGTATATCAGCTGATATAGAGGAAAACGGAGCTACTTTTGAGGAAAATGCAGTTATTAAGGCCAGAGCCATCATGGAGATTACGAATGAGATCGTGCTGGCGGATGATTCAGGACTTGAGATTGATTATCTGAATAAGGAACCGGGTATCTATTCGGCCAGGTATATGGGGGAAGATACATCATATCGGATTAAAAACAGAAATCTGATCGACCGTATGGAAGGAGTGCCGGATGCTAAGCGGACTGCACGGTTTGTGTGTGCGATTGCAGCTGCATTTCCCGGCGGAGACGTAGTGACGACACGGGGGACGATTGAAGGGATCATCGGTTATGAGGAGCGCGGAGAAAATGGTTTTGGCTACGACCCCATTTTCTATGTGCCCGAATATGGCTGTTCTACGGCTGAACTTCCTCCGGAAGAAAAGAATACAATCAGTCATCGGGGAAAAGCATTGCGAAAAATGAAAGAAGAATTAAAATCAAGAAAAGTGGGTTGA
- a CDS encoding class I SAM-dependent RNA methyltransferase, which translates to MKMFELIAPCHFGTEAVLKREIIDLGYEVSRVEDGKVTFLGDAEAVAYANVFLRTTERILLKVGQVKAESFEELFEKTKALPWEEFIPKDGKFWVAKANSIKSKLFSPSDIQSIMKKAIVERLKEKYRVSWFEEGGDSYPIRVTFMKDVATITLDTSGISLHKRGYRQNTVKAPITETLASALLLLTPWKQDRILVDPFCGSGTFPIEAAMMAANMAPGMNRSFLAEDWKHIIPRKCWYHAVEEAQDLVDTGVQTDIQGYDIDASAVRDARENARLAGVDHMIHFQQRAVKDLSHPKKYGFIVTNPPYGERLEDKEILPGLYRELGESYQKLDSWSMYLITSFEDAEKYIGKKADRNRKIYNGMLKTYYYQFLGQKPPKKH; encoded by the coding sequence ATGAAGATGTTTGAGCTGATAGCGCCCTGCCATTTCGGTACTGAGGCGGTGTTGAAAAGAGAAATTATCGACCTGGGATATGAGGTCAGCAGGGTTGAGGACGGAAAAGTGACTTTTCTGGGGGATGCGGAGGCTGTCGCGTATGCAAATGTGTTTCTGCGCACTACAGAGAGGATTCTGCTGAAAGTAGGACAAGTTAAAGCGGAATCATTTGAAGAATTATTTGAGAAAACAAAAGCGCTTCCCTGGGAGGAGTTTATTCCGAAAGACGGTAAGTTCTGGGTTGCTAAGGCGAATTCAATTAAGAGTAAATTATTCAGTCCTTCAGATATTCAGTCTATTATGAAAAAAGCGATCGTGGAAAGACTGAAAGAAAAGTACAGGGTATCATGGTTTGAAGAGGGCGGAGACAGCTATCCGATACGTGTGACATTTATGAAAGACGTGGCAACCATCACGCTTGATACATCCGGGATCTCTCTTCATAAAAGAGGATACCGCCAGAATACAGTAAAGGCGCCTATTACAGAGACGCTTGCTTCGGCGCTGCTGCTGCTCACGCCGTGGAAACAGGACAGAATCCTGGTGGATCCGTTCTGTGGAAGCGGGACATTTCCCATTGAAGCGGCCATGATGGCGGCAAACATGGCACCCGGGATGAACCGTTCCTTTCTGGCAGAAGACTGGAAACATATCATTCCCAGAAAGTGCTGGTATCATGCGGTGGAGGAGGCTCAGGATCTGGTGGATACAGGCGTTCAGACAGACATTCAGGGTTATGATATCGATGCGAGTGCAGTCAGGGATGCCAGGGAAAATGCCAGGCTGGCGGGAGTGGATCATATGATTCATTTTCAGCAGCGTGCGGTAAAGGACTTAAGCCATCCGAAAAAATATGGTTTTATAGTAACGAACCCTCCTTATGGGGAACGTCTGGAGGATAAGGAGATACTGCCTGGTTTATACCGGGAACTCGGAGAGAGTTATCAGAAACTGGACAGTTGGTCGATGTATCTGATCACAAGTTTTGAGGATGCGGAAAAATATATTGGAAAAAAAGCGGACCGTAACCGTAAAATTTATAACGGCATGCTGAAGACTTATTACTATCAGTTTCTGGGACAAAAACCTCCAAAGAAACATTGA
- a CDS encoding rhodanese-like domain-containing protein, translated as MSELEMISAKMLDAYRKRNDTLLIDLRSAEEYFRYHIPGARHIDYEDTEALFGLPKNKEIILYCERGASSMARAKEMAKSGYNVKSMIGGIHAYRADASH; from the coding sequence ATGTCGGAACTGGAAATGATTTCTGCCAAGATGCTGGATGCGTATCGAAAAAGAAATGATACGCTGCTGATAGATTTACGTTCCGCTGAGGAGTATTTCCGGTATCATATACCGGGAGCGCGCCACATCGACTATGAGGATACAGAGGCGCTGTTTGGGCTGCCGAAGAACAAAGAGATCATCCTGTACTGTGAACGGGGTGCCTCCAGTATGGCAAGGGCAAAGGAAATGGCCAAATCAGGATACAATGTCAAGTCAATGATAGGCGGCATTCATGCATATCGTGCAGATGCAAGTCACTGA
- a CDS encoding Gfo/Idh/MocA family oxidoreductase: MVKIKTRRYATMKVAILGAGNIATSMATALGGLDRSVAEAYAIAARDYERAKEFAEKWGITKAYGSYEEMLNDPDVDLVYVATPHVFHYEHSKMCLEHGKPVLCEKPFTVTSAQAEELFALAKEKKLLIAEAMWTRYMPSRKMIQELMDSKVIGDITSLSGNLGYEHINIDRMRRLEMAGGALMDLGVYPINFALMCFGDKIKEIKSTCVKLETGVDAQESMTFIYEDGKMAVLYASMLVHSNRLGEINGTKGCIEVQNINNCEEIRVLDEKRQMIARYPVPEQINGYEYEILACKKAMEEGLPECPQMPHEEILKVVKITEYLRKEWGVIYPFE; encoded by the coding sequence ATAGTAAAAATAAAAACCAGGAGGTATGCAACAATGAAAGTGGCGATATTGGGGGCTGGAAACATCGCGACATCCATGGCGACTGCACTTGGCGGACTGGATCGTTCTGTTGCAGAGGCATATGCGATTGCCGCAAGAGATTATGAGCGCGCAAAAGAGTTTGCAGAGAAATGGGGGATCACAAAGGCATACGGTTCTTACGAGGAGATGCTGAATGATCCGGATGTTGATCTTGTATATGTGGCAACTCCGCATGTTTTTCATTATGAGCATTCTAAAATGTGTCTCGAACATGGAAAACCTGTGCTCTGTGAGAAACCATTTACAGTGACGTCCGCTCAGGCAGAAGAACTGTTTGCGCTGGCAAAAGAAAAAAAACTTTTGATCGCGGAAGCTATGTGGACACGTTATATGCCGAGCCGGAAAATGATTCAGGAGCTTATGGACAGCAAAGTGATCGGTGATATCACATCGCTGAGCGGAAATCTGGGCTATGAGCACATTAACATTGACAGAATGAGAAGACTGGAGATGGCGGGCGGTGCGCTGATGGACCTGGGCGTATATCCGATCAATTTTGCGCTGATGTGTTTTGGAGATAAAATTAAAGAGATTAAATCTACGTGTGTGAAGCTTGAAACAGGAGTTGATGCACAGGAGAGTATGACGTTCATTTATGAAGATGGAAAAATGGCGGTACTGTATGCCTCCATGCTTGTACACTCTAACAGGCTGGGAGAAATTAACGGGACGAAAGGCTGCATCGAGGTGCAGAACATCAATAACTGTGAAGAAATCCGCGTATTGGATGAAAAACGCCAGATGATTGCGAGATACCCGGTGCCGGAACAGATCAACGGATATGAATATGAAATACTGGCATGTAAAAAAGCTATGGAAGAAGGCCTGCCGGAATGTCCCCAGATGCCGCATGAAGAGATTCTGAAAGTAGTCAAAATCACTGAATACCTGAGAAAAGAGTGGGGGGTCATCTACCCTTTTGAGTGA
- a CDS encoding DUF1700 domain-containing protein yields MDRIEFLEALSEKLKEGMSDHDISEQVNYYSNYIEDEVRGGKPEARVLDELGNPTLLARTILDTHEQMGADTAAENVQQNHKSSQQRGWSIKTDRSWGCIAAAVIIVLVLGIALWLVGSIFRFLSPILVPVLIVLLITAIVKKR; encoded by the coding sequence ATGGACAGAATTGAGTTTCTGGAAGCATTGAGCGAAAAGCTAAAAGAGGGGATGTCTGATCACGACATTTCGGAACAGGTCAATTACTATTCAAATTATATCGAGGATGAAGTGCGCGGTGGTAAGCCGGAAGCCCGGGTGTTGGATGAACTCGGAAATCCGACACTGCTGGCAAGAACGATTTTGGATACGCATGAACAGATGGGAGCTGATACGGCAGCAGAAAATGTGCAGCAGAATCATAAGAGTAGTCAGCAGAGAGGCTGGAGTATAAAGACTGACAGAAGCTGGGGGTGTATTGCTGCGGCCGTCATCATTGTACTTGTCCTGGGGATTGCCCTGTGGCTGGTTGGAAGTATTTTCAGATTTTTGTCGCCGATTCTGGTGCCTGTACTGATTGTTCTGCTGATCACTGCGATCGTAAAAAAAAGATGA